One stretch of Podospora bellae-mahoneyi strain CBS 112042 chromosome 2, whole genome shotgun sequence DNA includes these proteins:
- a CDS encoding hypothetical protein (EggNog:ENOG503P7IM), with protein MFGRRHHAAPVVTTTAPRRRRGLFGGPRRTHHTTAAPMTTSTRRRGGLFGGKRRHHATTTHHHHTTVAPVHHQQRRPSIGDKISGAFLKLKGTLTGRPGQKAAGTRRMHGTDGRGSRRRFY; from the coding sequence ATGTTCGGTCGCCGTCACCACGCCGCTCCTGTAGTCACTACTACCGCTCCCCGCCGTCGCAGAGGTCTCTTCGGCGGCCCTCGTCGCACTCatcacaccaccgccgctcCCATGACTACCTCTACCCGTCGCCGAGGCGGTCTCTTTGGCGGAAAGCGCAGACATCATGCCACtaccacccatcatcaccacaccaccgtCGCCCCTGTCCATCACCAGCAGAGGCGGCCATCCATCGGTGACAAGATCAGTGGTGCCTTCCTGAAGTTGAAGGGAACTCTCACTGGAAGACCTGGCCAGAAGGCTGCGGGCACGAGGAGGATGCATGGCACTGATGGCCggggaagcaggaggagattttACTAA
- a CDS encoding hypothetical protein (EggNog:ENOG503NWTU; COG:T), protein MDAHKKLLDSANVWVDSEKDGAYQQQPLLSQPHQQTRDGDSENKRSLPKRIYYRSILGYLTSILGALILGCALLRLFAAEAPGNWTSWTTSTPHPPLTNNNNNNNNNNNNNNNNNNNNNNNNNNNKNNNTYLLGVGKADITGPVVEINLMGYADPKQVGSGLRQRLYSRAFIVGNIDNPSDRLVYLVLDTQSGDTAVRYGILNALESLGKEYKVYSHHNVAVTGTHSHAGPAGWLNYLLPQITSKGFDHQGYRAIVDGAVESIRKAHQSLAPGYLSVGTTKVFGANINRSLFAYLANPEEERVRYNISIEDDGSVEKDLTLLKFERAADEKALAGDNKGVAAYLFEKSMRGENPDFVAGFSQASVGDTSPNVLGAWCEDGSGEMCSFENSTCPVDGKSQSCHGRGPGFQTPDSGASSCFEIGKRQFEPARKLFDEGELTPVRGGWVKAFHKFHNMTGFEFELPGGRMAKTCPAALGYSFAAGTSDGPGAFDFTQHDGNENTTSPVWKVVSRFLKDATEEQRACHGAKPILLDVGEMERPYLWTPNVVDVQVFRVGQLFIIVSPGEATTMAGRRWKEAVRTSDEAGEDAVVVLGGPANSYTHYITTEEEYGIQRYEGASTLYGPHTLAAYINVTMGLLGYLNPDSPAPPPHDQKSMVYPPDNTNRSLSFIPSVVMDNAPLLKSFGDVLTDAEKGTPYVIGDVVRVRFVGANPRNNLRLDGTYAAVEKLGKDGTWERFRDDGDWSVIFEWERTSELMGWSEVTIGWDTALEGEGEMEKGTAYRIRYFGDKKGLLGGVESFEGVSDCFSFKA, encoded by the exons ATGGACGCCCACAAAAAACTGCTCGACTCCGCCAACGTCTGGGTTGACTCGGAAAAGGACGGAGCTTATCAACAACAGCCGTTGCTATcacaaccacatcaacagACCAGAGACGGGGACTCGGAGAACAAGAGATCACTACCGAAAAGAATATACTACCGGTCCATCCTCGGGTACCTCacctccatcctcggcgccctcatcctcggctgTGCACTACTCAGATTGTTTGCCGCCGAAGCCCCCGGAAACTGGACATCATggacaacctcaaccccccaccccccactaacaaacaacaacaataacaacaataacaacaataacaacaataacaacaacaataacaataACAATAACAataacaataacaacaaaaacaacaacacataTCTCCTCGGCGTGGGCAAAGCAGACATCACCGGCCCCGTAGTCGAAATCAACCTCATGGGCTACGCCGACCCAAAACAAGTCGGTTCCGGTCTCCGTCAACGCCTCTACTCCCGCGCCTTCATCGTCGGCAACATCGACAACCCTTCCGACCGGTTGGTTTACTTAGTGCTGGACACCCAATCAGGTGACACCGCCGTTCGCTACGGCATCCTCAACGCTCTCGAGAGCTTGGGGAAGGAATATAAAGTGTATAGTCACCATAACGTTGCTGTTACGGGAACGCACTCCCACGCTGGGCCAGCTGGGTGGTTGAAttacctcctcccacaaatCACAAGCAAAGGGTTTGATCACCAAGGCTACCGAGCCATTGTGGACGGGGCGGTAGAATCCATCAGAAAAGCGCATCAGAGTCTGGCGCCGGGGTATCTCAGCGTCGGGACGACAAAGGTTTTTGGCGCGAATATCAACCGGAGTTTGTTTGCTTACCTTGCCAaccctgaggaggagagggtgaggtatAATATTAGCATCGAAGACGACGGGTCCGTTGAAAAGGATTTGACGCTCTTGAAATTTGAACGTGCCGCTGATGAGAAGGCTTTGG CGGGGGATAATAAAGGGGTTGCGGCCTATTTGTTTGAAAAGTCGATGAGAGGGGAGAATCCAGATTTTGTGGCTGGTTTCAGCCAGGCGAGTGTGGGTGATACGAGTCCTAATGTTCTGGGCGCGTGGTGCGAGGATGGGTCGGGGGAGATGTGCAGTTTTGAGAATAGCACTTGTCCTGTTGATGGCAAGTCACAGTCTTGTCATGGTCGTGGGCCCGGGTTTCAAACTCCGGACAGCGGAGCTAGTTCCTGTTTCGAGATTGGGAAGAGGCAGTTTGAGCCTGCGAGGAAACTGTTTGACGAGGGGGAGCTCACGCcggtgagggggggttgggtgaagGCTTTTCACAAGTTTCACAACATGACCGGGTTTGAGTTTGAGCTGCCGGGTGGGAGGATGGCAAAGACTTGTCCGGCTGCGCTGGGGTATTCTTTTGCGGCGGGGACGAGTGATGGGCCGGGGGCGTTTGATTTTACGCAGCATGATGGGAACGAAAACACCACTTCGCCGGTGTGGAAGGTTGTGTCGAGGTTTTTGAAGGATGCGACCGAGGAGCAGAGGGCGTGTCATGGTGCCAAGCCGATTTTGCTGGAtgtgggggagatggagaggccGTATCTGTGGACGCCgaatgtggttgatgttcaAGTGTTTAGAGTTGGACAGCTTTTTATTATTGTTTCGCCTGGGGAGGCGACGACGATGGCTGGACGGAGATGGAAGGAGGCCGTGAGGACCAGCGAtgaggcgggagaggatgcGGTTGTTGTGTTGGGGGGTCCGGCCAACAGTTATACGCATTATATCACTACGGAAGAGGAGTACGGGATCCAGAGGTATGAAGGGGCTTCGACTCTCTATGGACCGCACACGCTGGCGGCGTATATCAACGTCACGatggggctgttggggtATTTGAATCCGGATTCGCCGGCGCCTCCGCCGCATGATCAGAAGTCTATGGTGTATCCGCCGGATAATACGAACCGGTCGTTGTCGTTTATCccgtcggtggtgatggacaaTGCGCCGCTTCTCAAGTCTTTTGGGGATGTTTTGACGGATGCTGAGAAGGGTACTCCTTATGTGATTGGGGATGTGGTCAGGGTTCGGTTTGTTGGAGCCAATCCGAGAAACAATCTGAGGCTGGACGGCACGtatgctgctgttgagaagCTGGGTAAGGATGGGACGTGGGAAAGGTTcagagatgatggggacTGGAGTGTGATTTTTgagtgggagaggacgaGTGAGCTTATGGGTTGGAGTGAGGTGACGATCGGATGGGATACCGCtcttgagggagagggggagatggagaaggggACGGCGTATCGGATCAGGTACTTTGGGGATaagaaggggttgttgggaggCGTGGAAAGCTTCGAGGGTGTGAGTGATTGTTTCAGCTTTAAGgcttga
- a CDS encoding hypothetical protein (COG:A; EggNog:ENOG503P4VU), translated as MPSITTIHESLPYIDSPPTSTQLTTAQTLITRERTLHPDDPNHALLPPPYHPQFLTPLLTSEFSRLSSTSPPPKLNALDLSRYNTLPSQPPNPTPHSLQSELSKAYTSHAYISSRRSHLALLDTYGKTAWLVGNYHLEGELKALEKELAQTKQEIDLVTLARKTRQEEVGSEMRMLEENWKMGVGRVLETEVATEGVRREVLGVLAGRE; from the exons ATGCCATCCATAACCACCATCCACGAGTCCCTCCCAT ACATCGACTCCCCCCCCACATCAACCCAACTAACCACCGCCCAAACCCTCATTACCCGCGAACgcaccctccaccccgacgACCCCAAccacgccctcctcccccccccctaccACCCCCAATTCCTCACCCCTCTCCTTACATCCGAATTCTCCCGCCTCTCCAgtacctcccccccaccaaaactAAACGCCCTGGACCTGTCCCGAtacaacaccctcccctcccaaccccccaaccccaccccccactccctccaGTCAGAACTCTCAAAAGCCTACACCTCCCACGCCTACATCTCCTCCCGCCGCTCCCACCTCGCCCTTCTAGACACCTACGGAAAAACCGCCTGGTTAGTCGGGAACTACCACCTCGAGGGTGAGCTCAAGGCCCTAGAGAAGGAACTCGCCCAGACCAAACAAGAGATTGATCTTGTGACTCTGGCGaggaagacaagacaagaagagGTCGGGTCGGAGATGAGGATGCTAGAGGAGAATTGGAAaatgggggtggggagggtgttggagacGGAGGTGGCGAccgagggggtgaggagggaggttttgggggttcTTGCCGGAAGGGAGTAA
- a CDS encoding hypothetical protein (EggNog:ENOG503NU9Z; COG:T) yields MSTGFSSPFGGNSNPFGRLETTGMQRVAEEDENDMVTSPTTASFGRAPADHGAGLFRSPFGADAASDTHMTGVNRPHLDPTGYPAQYNLGRRTSVSAESLKPPTGEAYDNWTPPVHPKTPEQLERLKEAISGNFLFSHLDDEQTAQVLGALIEKPIPSKDIKVITQGDTGDFFYIIEKGSFDIYVSPTGKVEPGLDGAGRKVSTIGAGGSFGELALMYNAPRAATVISAEPNCTLWALDRMTFRRILMESTFARRRMYEGFLEEVPLLSSLTPYERSKIADALKSEKFPAGHTIIREGDPGDSFYLLVDGEAVALRRGDETAVKHYKKGDFFGELALLNDAPRAASVVSTTEVKVVSLGKSAFQRLLGPVESIMRRTKYVGVKTGVEEMDPLQTV; encoded by the exons ATGTCCACTGGCTTCAGCAGCCCTTTCGGGGGCAACTCGAACCCATTTGGCAGACTGGAGACCACTGGTATGCAAAGAgtcgccgaggaggacgaaaaTGACATGGTGACTTCGCCCACAACGGCGAGCTTTGGCCGCGCTCCAGCCGACCACGGCGCCGGTCTCTTTCGAAGCCCTTTTGGCGCCGATGCGGCATCTGATACACACATGACTGGAGTCAACAGGCCCCATCTTGATCCAACAGGTTACCCAGCCCAGTACAACTTGGGTCGTCGCACTTCGGTATCGGCCGAGTCACTGAAACCCCCTACCGGAGAAGCTTATGACAATTGGACACCTCCTGTGCATCCCAAGACGCCCGAGCAGCTGGAGCGGTTGAAGGAAGCCATCAGCGGCAATTTCCTGTTCAGCCACCTCGATGACGAGCAAACCGCCCAGGTATTGGGGGCTTTGATAGAGAAGCCGATCCCATCCAAGGATATCAAG GTGATTACCCAAGGAGATACCGGTGACTTCTTTTATATCATCGAAAAGGGTTCTTTCGATATTTACGTCAGCCCCACAGGAAAGGTCGAGCCTGGTTTGGACGGGGCTGGCAGGAAGGTTAGCACCATTGGTGCAGGCGGTTCTTTCGGAGAGCTTGCGCTCATGTACAACGCCCCGCGGGCCGCTACTGTTATTTCCGCCGAGCCCAACTGCACCCTCTGGGCCTTGGACCGTATGACCTTCCGGAGGATCCTGATGGAGTCGACCTTTGCCCGTCGTCGCATGTACGAGGGCTTCCTCGAGGAGGTGCCTTTGCTCTCAAGCCTGACCCCGTATGAGCGCTCCAAGATTGCGGATGCGCTCAAGAGCGAGAAATTCCCGGCCGGTCACACCATTATTCGCGAGGGCGACCCTGGTGACTCCTTTTACTTGCTTGTGGATGGCGAGGCGGTCGCTCTTAGGAGGGGCGACGAGACCGCTGTCAAGCACTACAAGAAGGGCGATTTTTTTGGCGAGCTCGCTCTGCTTAACGACGCACCACGCGCCGCCAGCGTCGTGAGCACCACCGAGGTCAAGGTTGTGTCGCTTGGCAAGTCGGCGTTCCAGCGGTTGTTGGGACCGGTCGAGAGTATTATGCGGAGAACCAAGTATGTGGGTGTCAAGactggggtggaggagatggatcCCCTTCAGACGGTTTAA
- the LEM3 gene encoding alkylphosphocholine resistance protein lem3 (EggNog:ENOG503NVEE; COG:D; COG:K; COG:T): MAPRRRRGASDDAAADDHSETDAPKNRPPNTAFRQQRMRAWQCVLTPKLIVTIFSILAAIYLGFGAYLTYLAHTVRDISIDYTKCITDAPTDDFGPIPAENIEAHFSVTNPDLDPFRSQWKRETISDVKVANYTAKREYCYVRINIPEDLKPTISFFYHLNNFYQNHRRYVNSFNAKQLLGDAVDGGTINASTCAPLTHNHEGKIIYPCGLVANSIFNDTFSPPLLLNPRNSSEDSVEYPMSTKGIAWPGIKDLYGLTSYKYSDIVPPPNWEERYKFGYDEVNNPVPDLKSDELFQNWMMLAAAPNFYKLYQKSNTSEVMAAGTYEIKIESNFDTTKYNGGKSFVLTTVSTMGSRNIWPGIIFLIVGGICLVLDVYFILSFFLWKPRKLGDPSYLSWNQPSAPQGHASTS; encoded by the exons ATGGCTCCGAGACGTCGCCGCGGAGCCTCCGACGATGCTGCCGCAGATGACCACTCCGAGACGGATGCGCCCAAGAACCGCCCACCCAATACAGCCTTTCGCCAGCAACGCATGCGCGCCTGGCAGTGTGTGCTGACACCGAAACTTATTgtcaccatcttctccattCTCGCCGCCATCTACCTTGGCTTCGGCGCCTATCTTACATACCTTGCGCATACT GTCCGCGACATCTCGATCGACTACACCAAGTGTATCACCGACGCACCAACAGATGACTTTGGACCGATTCCGGCTGAAAACATCGAGGCTCATTTCTCGGTGACAAATCCCGACTTGGATCCCTTCCGGTCTCAGTGGAAAAGAGAGACGATCAGTGATGTCAAGGTCGCCAATTACACTGCGAAGCGGGAGTATTGCTATGTCCGAATCAACATCCCCGAGGACCTGAAGCCGACCATCAGCTTCTTCTATCACCTCAACAACTTTTACCAGAACCACCGTCGTTATGTCAATTCTTTCAATGCCAAGCAACTTCTCGGTGACGCAGTAGATGGCGGCACCATCAACGCCTCCACCTGCGCACCGTTGACTCACAACCATGAGGGCAAGATCATTTATCCCTGTGGCTTGGTAGCCAACTCAATCTTCAACGACACTTTCTCTCCACCCCTGTTGTTGAACCCGCGAAATTCGTCAGAGGACAGTGTCGAGTATCCCATGTCGACCAAGGGCATTGCTTGGCCTGGAATCAAAGACTTGTATGGTCTTACAAGCTACAAATATTCAGATATTGTGCCCCCACCCAACTGGGAGGAGCGTTACAAGTTTGGTTATGATGAGGTGAACAACCCGGTACCGGATCTCAAGAGCGACGAGCTTTTCCAAAactggatgatgttggctgcCGCGCCCAACTTTTACAAACTGTACCAGAAGAGCAACACCAGCGAGGTGATGGCTGCTGGTACATACGAGATCAAGATTGAGTCCAACTTCGACACCACCAAGTATAATGGCGGGAAGTCTTTCGTCCTCACCACTGTCTCGACAATGGGATCGCGCAACATCTGGCCAGGAATCATTTTCCTGATTGTTGGCGGTATCTGCCTTGTTCTTGACGTCTACTTCATCTTGTCGTTCTTTTTGTGGAAGCCGCGCAAGCTTGGCGACCCATCATATCTTTCGTGGAACCAGCCATCGGCACCACAGGGGCATGCTTCGACTTCATAG
- the SPT16 gene encoding FACT complex subunit spt16 (BUSCO:EOG09260K4V; MEROPS:MER0026495; COG:K; EggNog:ENOG503NW09): protein MLLTTDTLYILTTQKKAKYLDQIKGGRFPVEVLVKGKDAAENERHFIKITDAIKAAGKKVGVLTKDTSSGPFIDEWKKIYADNCKDVEQVEIAPALSTAAFSVKDEAELRAMRSSSKACVALLTPYFLDEMSNILDQDKKIKHSALADKVYNKLEDENFWKSVQLPNRQKLPSDFDPEQLDWVLGPIVQSGGKFDLKWQQDSDDEILHPGIIIAAMGLRYKSYCSQIARTFMVDPNKSQESNYKFLLSVHNMILKGIRDGVVVKDVYSKALGLIKSKKPELEKHFLKNVGYGIGLENKDPTLVLNAKNQRTLRDGMTLVITTGFSDIQNPNPQDKNSKTYSLVLTDTVRVTAAEPVVFTGEAPVEVDATSFFFKDEDEAQPTPKKEKRDSRVGAVATKNITSTRLRSERNTAVDDDAEKRRRAHQKELSAKKQAEGLAKYAESTADQNGVEVKKFKRFESYKRDNQFPPKVRDMGIVIDQKNATIVLPVMGRPVPFHVNTIKNASKSDEGEWSFLRINFLSPGQGVGRKDDQPFEDASAHFVRSLTFRSTDGDRYTDIANQIANLKREAVKKEQEKKDLEDVIEQDKLVEIRNRRPAVLDNVFIRPAMEGKRVPGKVEIHQNGLRYQSPLSTTQRVDILFSNVRHLFFQPCEHELIVIIHVHLKDPILFGKKKTKDVQFYREATDIQFDETGNRKRKYRYGDEDEFEAEQEERRRRNELDRLFKSFADKIAEAGKNEGLEVDMPLREIGFNGVPFRSNVYIQPTTECLIQITEPPFMVITLDDIEIAHLERVQYGLKNFDLVFIFKDFTRPPAHINTIPVESLEDVKEFLDSVNIAYSEGPLNLNWSVIMKTVTADTHQFFLDGGWGFLQNDSDEEGGSDEEEEESAFEISESELDVASESSEEDSDFDSNASAEASDEAEMSDEEEGEDWDELEKKARKRDRESGLEEEDNKKGTKKQKRR, encoded by the exons ATGCTCCTAACTACCGATACCCTCTACATTCTCACGACTCAGAAGAAAG CCAAATACCTGGACCAGATCAAGGGCGGCCGGTTCCCCGTCGAGGTGCTtgtcaagggcaaggacgCGGCCGAAAACGAGAGGCACTTTATCAAAATCACAGATGCCATCAAGGCAGCAGGG AAGAAGGTCGGTGTGCTTACCAAAGACACCTCCAGCGGCCCGTTCATCGATGAGTGGAAGAAGATTTATGCCGACAACTGCAAAGATGTGGAACAGGTCGAGATCGCTCCTGCACTCTCCACCGCTGCCTTCTCTGTGAAGGACGAGGCAGAGCTCCGCGCCATGCGTAGCTCATCCAAGGCCTGCGTGGCCCTTTTGACCCCGTACTTCCTCGACGAAATGTCCAACATCCTCGATCaagacaagaagatcaagcacAGCGCCTTGGCCGACAAGGTGTACAACAAATTGGAGGACGAGAATTTCTGGAAGTCTGTCCAGCTTCCCAATCGCCAGAAATTACCGAGCGATTTTGACCCAGAACAGCTTGACTGGGTCTTGGGTCCTATTGTGCAGAGCGGCGGAAAATTCGACCTCAAGTGGCAGCAGGACTCAGACGACGAGATCCTCCACCCTGGTATCATCATTGCGGCCATGGGCCTGAGATACAAGTCATACTGCTCGCAGATTGCCAGAACCTTTATGGTGGACCCCAACAAGTCCCAGGAGAGCAACTACAAGTTTTTGCTCTCTGTTCACAACATGATCCTGAAGGGGATCCGggacggggtggtggtcaaggaTGTCTACTCCAAGGCTCTTGGCTTGATCAAATCAAAGAAGcccgagctcgagaagcaTTTCTTGAAGAATGTGGGCTACGGAATTGGTCTTGAGAACAAGGACCCCACTTTGGTTCTCAACGCCAAGAACCAAAGGACTCTGCGGGATGGCATGACACTTGTCATCACCACTGGATTCAGCGACATTCAgaaccccaacccacagGATAAGAATAGCAAGACTTACTCCTTGGTTCTCACCGACACAGTCCGCGTCACCGCTGCAGAGCCAGTGGTGTTCACAGGCGAGGCTCCcgtggaggttgatgctacctctttcttcttcaaagacgaggatgaggctcagccaacccccaaaaaggaaaagagagacTCGCGAGTCGGTGCTGTTGCTACTAAGAACATCACTAGCACTCGCCTGCGCTCTGAACGCAACACGGCGGTGGATGACGACGCTGAAAAGAGGCGTCGCGCTCATCAAAAGGAGCTTTCAGCAAAGAAGCAGGCCGAGGGTTTGGCCAAGTATGCCGAGTCCACGGCCGATCAAAACGGCGTAGAGGTGAAGAAGTTCAAGCGCTTCGAGTCGTACAAGCGCGATAACCAGTTTCCACCCAAGGTCAGGGATATGGGCATTGTTATTGACCAAAAGAACGCCACCATCGTTCTGCCAGTGATGGGCAGACCCGTTCCGTTCCACGTCAATACCATCAAGAATGCCAGCAAGAGTGATGAAGGCGAGTGGTCATTCCTGCGCATCAACTTCCTGTCACCTGGTCAGGGTGTTGGACGCAAGGATGATCAGCCATTCGAGGATGCCTCGGCTCACTTCGTCAGAAGCTTGACCTTCCGTTCGACTGATGGTGATCGGTATACCGACATTGCCAACCAAATTGCCAACCTCAAGCGCGAGgccgtcaagaaggagcaggagaagaaggacctgGAGGATGTTATCGAGCAGGACAAGCTGGTTGAGATAAGAA ACCGCCGCCCCGCTGTTTTGGATAACGTCTTCATTCGGCCGGCCATGGAAGGCAAGCGTGTGCCAGGTAAGGTAGAGATTCACCAGAACGGTCTCCGCTACCAGTCACCATTGAGCACCACCCAACGTGTCGACATTCTCTTCTCCAACGTCCGCCACCTGTTTTTCCAGCCCTGCGAGCACGAGTTGATTGTCATCATCCACGTCCACCTCAAGgaccccatcctcttcggcaagaagaagacaaaggaTGTGCAGTTTTATCGTGAAGCCACCGATATCCAGTTTGACGAAACCGGCAATAGGAAGCGGAAGTACAGGTatggtgacgaggacgaaTTCGAAGCCGAGCAGGAGGAGCGCCGTCGTCGCAACGAGCTCGATAGGCTGTTTAAGAGCTTTGCCGACAAGATAGCCGAAGCGGGCAAGAACGAGGGATTGGAAGTGGACATGCCGCTCCGCGAGATAGGATTCAATGGCGTGCCCTTCCGTAGTAACGTGTACATCCAGCCCACGACCGAGTGTCTGATCCAGATCACGGAACCGCCATTCATGGTCATCACGCTGGACGACATTGAAATCGCCCATCTGGAACGTGTGCAATACGGTCTCAAGAACTTTGATCTGGTCTTTATCTTTAAGGACTTTACTCGACCGCCAGCgcacatcaacaccatcccggTTGAGTCGCTCGAGGACGTGAAAGAGTTTCTGGACTCCGTTAACATCGCCTACTCGGAGGGTCCCCTGAACCTCAACTGGTCGGTCATCATGAAGACCGTCACGGCAGACACGCACCAGTTCTTTTTGGACGGCGGCTGGGGTTTCCTCCAGAACGactcggacgaggagggcgggtctgacgaggaggaggaggagtcggCGTTTGAGATTAGCGAGTCGGAGCTGGATGTTGCCAGCGAGTCGAGCGAGGAGGACTCGGACTTTGACAGTAATGCGTCTGCCGAGGCTAGTGATGAGGCGGAGATgtctgatgaggaggagggggaggattgggatgagctggagaagaaggcgaggaagagggataGGGAGagtgggttggaggaggaggataatAAGAAGGGgaccaagaagcagaagagaAGGTAA
- a CDS encoding hypothetical protein (EggNog:ENOG503P12P), whose protein sequence is MSSIQSFYHKDSTPSRSCKPHNPENEAFTQAEIEAARRPLTQSWRPKGVYEEVTIAELQPGPAKVRFKARIVNFSAATHGRGRGRSALPENFHTLIVKDDTGVVLLKLLSSGSDQDFLKLGTLVTVWTGFVADYSAAHVAYSNFRIPFVSLMISIHPSAGSTSCIRFHNESNPSQDTTELCRVPLNYDNFINLSQVPGLMSLKAYISSGYDDNQDAHILVCVFSAGPRLTVWSKDKQKDLELIEVRVFDETCNNCVLKLWEDKVSSAKSWVANQTILLITNPILKHSIRSNGLVELGIGSSSMVEVDPDFPDADWLRHMAAARTRKESVHIPFPVDIWDVDAAIHGPGRTLYTLADIDEYVREVPEVVFTGKLNLLITGVSIVEQCRKRQLCCFECCNIPLYSHNANATCKNCLKTHELSLNPKIIGSLTDETGSVAAGKLIWSDRAWTELLFGNNNTAPAEAVHTQATHVFSELADDSHADRGVVAVKNGDDNGDVSIKKEKSDSVEIEYEKHFLGDDIFDDLDDLDDPFDDLQPQEVVAKQSYESWKVLTRLDNDSLRDVEERLLYSRVTLTFGWSPRVGRLCVLGVEW, encoded by the exons ATGTCGTCGATACAATCCTTCTACCACAAAGACTCGACCCCCTCTAGGTCTTGCAAACCTCACAATCCTGAGAACGAGGCTTTTACgcaggccgagattgaggCAGCTCGCCGACCACTTACACAATCCTGGCGACCAAAGGGCGTCTACGAGGAAGTCACTATTGCTGAACTTCAACCTGGACCTGCCAAGGTTCGGTTCAAGGCGAGGATCGTGAACTTTTCTGCCGCCACAcatggaagaggaagaggccgcTCTGCGCTCCCAGAGAACTTTCACACGCTGATCGTCAAAGATGACACTGGCGTTGTCCTC CTCAAACTCCTAAGCTCGGGCTCTGATCAAGACTTTCTCAAACTCGGCACCCTCGTAACTGTCTGGACTGGCTTTGTGGCCGATTACTCGGCAGCACACGTAGCCTATTCTAATTTTCGAATCCCATTCGTCTCGTTGATGATCTCCATTCATCCCTCTGCAGGGTCTACATCCTGTATCAGATTCCACAACGAAAGCAATCCATCGCAAGACACCACCGAGCTTTGCCGTGTGCCTTTGAACTACGATAACTTCATCAATTTATCTCAGGTTCCTGGTCTCATGAGTCTCAAAGCCTACATCAGCAGCGGGTATGATGACAACCAGGACGCCCATATTCTGGTATGCGTCTTTAGTGCCGGCCCACGTTTGACGGTTTGGTCCAAGGACAAGCAGAAAGATCTGGAGTTGATCGAAGTTCGAGTCTTTGACGAGACATGCAACAACTGTGTGCTCAAACTCTGGGAGGACAAGGTGTCCTCGGCCAAATCCTGGGTCGCCAACCAGACCATTCTTCTCATCACGAACCCAATCTTGAAGCACTCTATCAGGAGCAATGGACTGGTGGAACTTGGCATCGGATCGAGTTCTATGGTCGAGGTCGACCCTGACTTTCCGGATGCTGACTGGCTTCGACACATGGCTGCCGCTCGCACGAGAAAAGAAAGCGTCCATATCCCCTTCCCGGTTGACATTTGGGATGTTGACGCTGCTATTCACGGGCCTGGCCGGACGCTCTATACGCTGGCAGACATTGATGAGTATGTCCGCGAAGTACCAGAGGTAGTTTTCACAGGCAAACTCAACCTGTTGATCACGGGGGTGTCGATTGTGGAGCAATGCAGGAAGCGACAGCTCTGCTGCTTCGAATG CTGCAACATCCCCCTCTACTCCCACAACGCCAACGCCACCTGCAAAAACTGCCTCAAAACACACGagctctccctcaacccaaaGATCATCGGCTCCTTGACAGACGAGACCGGCTCCGTGGCAGCAGGGAAACTGATCTGGAGTGATAGAGCGTGGACTGAACTCCTATTCGGGAATAACAACACTGCCCCAGCCGAAGCTGTACACACGCAGGCTACGCATGTGTTTTCAGAACTGGCCGACGACTCTCACGCTGATAGAGGTGTCGTCGCTGTCAAGAACGGGGATGACAATGGTGATGTGAGCAtcaaaaaggagaaaagcGACAGTGTTGAGATCGAGTACGAAAAGCACTTCCTTGGAGACGACATTTTTGACGACCTGGATGATTTGGACGACCCGTTTGATGATCTCCAGCCGcaggaggtggtggcaaaGCAGAGTTATGAGTCGTGGAAGGTGCTGACTAGGCTTGATAACGATTCGCTGAGGGACGTGGAGGAGCGGCTGTTGTATTCGAGAGTGACGCTGACGTTTGGGTGGTCGccgagggtggggaggttgtgtgTGCTGGGTGTGGAGTGGTGA